The Monomorium pharaonis isolate MP-MQ-018 chromosome 5, ASM1337386v2, whole genome shotgun sequence genome includes a window with the following:
- the LOC105828585 gene encoding glycerol-3-phosphate dehydrogenase [NAD(+)], cytoplasmic: MASVCIIGSGNWGSAIAKIVGTNAKKQNSFADRVTMYVYEEIIDGKKLTEIINQTHENIKYLPGHKIPENVVAIPDVIEAAKDADILIFVVPHQFIHRICNSLQGKIKPTAVGLSLIKGFDKKEGGGIELISHIISKQLQIPISVLMGANLASEVADEMFCETTIGCKDKVMAPILRNLIQTSYFRVVVVEDVDSVECCGALKNIVACGAGFVDGLGLGDNTKAAVIRLGLMEMIKFVDVFFPGGKLSTFFESCGVADLITTCYGGRNRKVSEAFIKTGKSIETLEKEMLNGQKLQGPFTAEEVNYMLKSKNMENRFPLFTAIHRICIRELKPTDFIDCIRSHPEHMDEDISPSSMMLKSPKCHL, translated from the exons ATGGCATCCGTATGCATCATTGGCTCCGGAAACTG GGGCTCGGCCATCGCCAAGATAGTCGGCACGAACGCGAAGAAACAGAACAGCTTCGCCGACCGTGTTACCATGTACGTTTACGAGGAAATTATCGATGGGAAGAAACTAACGGAGATTATTAACCAGACGCACGAGAACATCAAGTATCTTCCAGGGCATAAGATTCCTGAGAACGTG GTTGCAATCCCAGACGTGATAGAGGCTGCGAAGGACGCGGACATACTCATATTTGTGGTCCCGCATCAGTTCATCCACAGGATATGCAACAGCTTGCAGGGAAAGATCAAACCCACTGCCGTCGGGCTGTCGTTAATTAAG ggCTTCGACAAGAAAGAGGGTGGCGGCATCGAACTTATATCTCACATTATTTCTAAACAACTGCAAATTCCAATCTCAGTTCTGATGGGCGCTAACTTGGCTTCTGAGGTGGCCGACGAGATGTTTTGCGAGACCACCATTG GCTGCAAGGACAAAGTGATGGCGCCGATACTCCGCAACTTGATTCAAACGTCGTATTTCAGGGTGGTAGTCGTCGAAGATGTGGATTCTGTGGAGTGTTGCGGAGCGCTGAAG aaTATAGTTGCTTGCGGCGCTGGTTTCGTCGATGGATTGGGTCTAGGTGATAATACGAAGGCTGCAGTGATCAGACTGGGCCTTATGGAAATGATCAAATTTGTTGATGTGTTCTTTCCGGGCGGAAAGTTATCGACCTTCTTTGAGAGTTGTGGAGTGGCCGATCTAATCACGACATGTTATGGTGGACGTAATAGAAAAGTATCGGAGGCCTTCATCAAAACTGGCAAG TCAATCGAGACGCTGGAGAAGGAAATGTTGAACGGACAGAAACTGCAGGGGCCGTTCACTGCCGAAGAGGTCAATTACATGCTAAAATCAAAGAACATGGAAAATAGGTTTCCATTGTTCACGGCAATTCACCGGATTTGCATTCGTGAGCTAAAACCTACGGACTTTATCGACTGCATACGCAGCCATCCGGAACACAT GGACGAGGACATCTCGCCGTCATCGATGATGCTCAAGTCGCCCAAGTGCCATCTTTGA